A single Anatilimnocola floriformis DNA region contains:
- a CDS encoding AAA family ATPase: MQALIVTESEPRALVLAATLTHLGVDCPRSQIVGLQRALALLREGKSFPLLVADCPEQYSEAINLITQLRAATTVPLVAAGSTSRVNEILSVLRAGATDYVDLQGNVAADLKLILTRLRAEQAGQHGRMVCVLSSSGGCGASNLAANLGAALGNGNAPACLVDLNFRGGDLATLLNVQPRHTLVDLCCQGQPLDEVVFQQALVHCSPALKLLAAPPLLTRFNGIDLDAVCEVLRMARSAFRQLVVDLEDTSHPEQSHAIRCCDELLILLRLDFPCLLRARRILDELQQSGIDPGKIRLIASRVGSAKALSQKQVIEALGQPVYHCLPEDESVMLTSINVGNPAVLEAPRAAISRAYRKLAEMIAA; this comes from the coding sequence ATGCAAGCCCTGATTGTTACCGAGAGCGAACCGCGAGCCCTGGTGCTCGCTGCCACGCTCACTCACTTGGGCGTGGATTGCCCGCGCTCGCAGATCGTCGGTCTGCAGCGAGCACTGGCTCTGCTGCGCGAGGGAAAATCGTTTCCTCTGCTCGTCGCCGATTGCCCCGAGCAGTACAGCGAAGCGATCAACCTGATTACGCAGTTACGGGCGGCGACAACCGTGCCCTTGGTCGCGGCTGGAAGCACATCACGCGTCAATGAAATTTTGAGCGTGCTGCGGGCCGGGGCCACCGATTACGTCGACCTGCAGGGAAATGTCGCAGCCGACCTGAAGCTGATTTTGACCCGCCTCCGCGCCGAGCAGGCGGGCCAGCATGGCCGCATGGTCTGTGTGCTGTCGAGCAGCGGTGGGTGCGGCGCGAGCAATCTCGCGGCGAATCTCGGCGCTGCCCTCGGCAACGGCAATGCGCCGGCCTGTCTCGTCGATCTGAACTTCCGCGGCGGTGATCTAGCGACGCTGCTGAATGTCCAGCCGCGGCACACCTTGGTTGACCTTTGCTGTCAGGGCCAGCCGCTCGACGAAGTTGTATTCCAACAAGCTTTGGTTCATTGTTCGCCAGCACTCAAGCTGCTGGCTGCTCCGCCGCTGCTGACGCGGTTCAATGGAATTGACCTGGATGCCGTGTGCGAAGTGCTCCGGATGGCCCGTAGCGCATTTCGGCAACTCGTCGTCGACTTGGAAGACACATCACACCCGGAACAATCGCACGCGATTCGCTGCTGTGACGAACTCCTCATCCTGCTGCGGCTCGATTTTCCCTGCCTGCTGCGGGCCAGGCGGATTCTCGATGAGCTGCAGCAGTCGGGGATCGATCCCGGCAAGATCCGGCTGATCGCCAGTCGCGTGGGCAGTGCCAAAGCCCTTTCGCAAAAACAAGTGATCGAAGCGCTCGGCCAGCCTGTGTATCACTGCCTGCCCGAGGACGAAAGCGTGATGCTGACTTCGATCAACGTCGGCAATCCTGCCGTGCTCGAAGCTCCCCGCGCCGCGATTTCGCGGGCCTACCGCAAGCTCGCCGAAATGATCGCCGCGTAA
- a CDS encoding TadE/TadG family type IV pilus assembly protein — MNRLKKLPHHRGATATEFAVVLPLLIVLCLVAVDLGRFAFVSIAVGNASRVGAEWGATHRRDDATDSEWRARLEDAIEEEFQALADINPALLNSTVTLTNDSYSLQRIEVTAEYPWNTIITWPIIPRPLLLQHKSVMRRYR; from the coding sequence ATGAATCGCCTGAAAAAGCTTCCACATCATCGGGGTGCAACCGCGACGGAGTTTGCCGTGGTGTTGCCGTTGCTGATCGTGCTCTGCTTGGTCGCCGTGGACCTGGGGCGGTTTGCTTTCGTCAGCATCGCGGTTGGCAATGCTTCGCGTGTTGGCGCTGAGTGGGGCGCGACGCATCGTCGCGACGACGCCACCGACAGCGAATGGCGAGCGCGCCTGGAAGATGCCATCGAAGAAGAGTTCCAAGCATTGGCCGATATCAACCCGGCGCTGCTGAATTCCACGGTCACACTGACCAACGACAGTTACTCGCTGCAACGGATCGAAGTCACTGCAGAGTATCCGTGGAACACGATCATCACCTGGCCGATAATTCCACGGCCGCTATTACTCCAACACAAATCCGTCATGCGCCGCTATCGCTAA
- a CDS encoding CpaF family protein: MQTKTRVADLRENSSDIEQRFSQLKRDLHQRLVQSIDLTALRTMEEQQLRHEFRKGAEELCRQRPDLLGLAERRRLIDELIDETLGLGPLETLLRDPTITDILINGPRQVFVERRGKLEAAGVTFHSDEHLLQVVQKIASRVGRRIDESSPMVDARLPDGSRVNAIIRPLALDGALVSIRRFGDQPLRPIDLLEKNALSQEMLAFLAACIEARLNILISGGTGSGKTTLLNMLSSFISANQRIVTIEDAAELKLQQPHVARLETRPANAEGQGAVGPRELLKNALRMRPDRIIVGECRGGETLDMLQAMNTGHDGSLTTVHSNSAQDALSRLQMLVGLSGSEIPMWYIDRQIASGVHLVVHVARLSGGIRKIVQISELQSARDGRLETNDLFRFEQTGVNEQGEAQGSFRPTGAVPKCLDRLRSCGLNLSTAFFQPIASAPVGRGVEV, from the coding sequence ATGCAAACCAAAACACGCGTTGCCGATCTGCGGGAAAACTCTTCCGACATTGAGCAACGTTTCAGTCAGCTCAAACGAGATTTGCACCAGCGCTTGGTACAAAGCATCGATCTGACCGCGCTCCGCACGATGGAAGAGCAACAGCTCCGCCATGAATTCCGTAAAGGGGCCGAGGAACTCTGCCGGCAACGACCCGACTTGCTCGGCCTGGCCGAACGACGGCGATTGATCGATGAGCTGATCGATGAAACGCTGGGCCTTGGTCCACTCGAGACGCTACTGCGTGACCCCACGATCACCGATATTTTGATCAACGGCCCGCGGCAGGTGTTCGTCGAACGCCGCGGAAAGCTCGAAGCCGCCGGAGTGACGTTTCACAGCGATGAGCATCTACTGCAAGTGGTGCAGAAGATTGCCAGTCGCGTGGGACGGCGGATCGATGAATCGAGCCCGATGGTCGACGCTCGTTTGCCGGACGGCAGCCGCGTAAATGCAATCATCCGGCCGTTGGCGCTTGATGGGGCACTCGTTTCCATTCGTCGCTTTGGCGATCAGCCGCTGCGGCCGATCGATCTGCTCGAGAAGAACGCGCTGTCGCAGGAAATGCTGGCATTTCTCGCGGCGTGTATCGAAGCGCGACTGAACATTCTGATCTCCGGCGGCACGGGGAGCGGCAAGACGACGCTGCTCAACATGCTGTCGAGTTTCATCTCGGCGAATCAACGAATTGTGACAATTGAGGACGCCGCGGAACTCAAGCTGCAGCAGCCGCACGTCGCTCGTCTCGAAACACGTCCGGCCAATGCGGAGGGTCAAGGGGCAGTAGGACCACGCGAACTGCTAAAGAACGCACTCCGCATGCGGCCAGACCGAATCATTGTGGGTGAATGCCGAGGCGGTGAAACCCTCGACATGCTGCAAGCGATGAACACGGGTCACGACGGCAGCTTGACCACGGTCCACTCGAATAGCGCGCAGGACGCGCTCAGCCGATTGCAGATGCTCGTCGGTTTGTCGGGCAGCGAAATTCCCATGTGGTACATCGATCGGCAAATTGCCTCGGGTGTGCATCTGGTTGTGCATGTCGCTCGCTTGAGCGGCGGCATTCGCAAAATCGTGCAGATTTCCGAACTGCAATCGGCGCGCGATGGCCGCCTGGAAACGAACGATCTGTTTCGTTTTGAGCAAACAGGCGTGAACGAACAAGGCGAAGCTCAGGGAAGCTTTCGTCCTACGGGCGCCGTGCCGAAGTGTCTCGACCGCTTGCGATCATGCGGCCTGAATTTGAGTACTGCCTTCTTTCAGCCAATTGCTTCTGCGCCGGTCGGGCGGGGAGTGGAGGTGTAA
- a CDS encoding TadE/TadG family type IV pilus assembly protein — MKRRQRRGAVAVESAIILGGLSLLLLGMLELSLMLLNHTTMSEGARRVARAAMVRGDRSPTQVWGPTKLTLKANDNHAAAEALRSILCAVPAADVQLEIEWLDGDNSAGDRVRVTVQHTHKPIVPAWGWNSGLVLRGSSTMQIAH, encoded by the coding sequence ATGAAACGTCGTCAGCGCCGCGGAGCCGTTGCCGTAGAAAGCGCAATCATCCTTGGCGGTTTGTCGCTGCTGCTTCTCGGCATGCTCGAGCTTTCGTTGATGCTGCTGAATCACACCACGATGTCGGAAGGGGCCCGCCGCGTTGCGCGCGCCGCGATGGTTCGTGGTGATCGCAGCCCGACGCAAGTGTGGGGACCGACGAAACTCACTTTGAAAGCCAACGACAATCATGCTGCGGCAGAAGCGTTGCGGAGCATTCTTTGCGCCGTTCCCGCCGCCGACGTGCAACTCGAAATCGAATGGCTTGACGGTGACAACAGCGCCGGCGATCGCGTGCGAGTGACGGTGCAGCACACGCATAAACCGATTGTTCCGGCTTGGGGCTGGAACAGCGGATTGGTTCTCCGTGGCAGTTCGACGATGCAAATTGCTCATTAG
- a CDS encoding type II secretion system F family protein: MFSQLDPLLMQGLVYIIVTGALLAIVYFVADHDGRVQNRLADLRTQERERADTVGQARGMLKLLVPIVPHVTEVLLPNDEQTRTRLQARLSHAGIYSTTALSTYFTVKLLLMAGPLAAGILLGSLGVVSFWPAIFFGGLLGMCGIVAPSLWLSRRQARRHATLRRSLPDFFDLIMACLEGGLTMQAAIKQVSDELVTAHPILAGELLLVSREMELGSTLEAALHHLAERTALEELRTVCTFVSQATKFGTTMADAVGQLAIVLRTQREHRAEELAQQAAVKILFPTLLFIFPTVFVVLAGPAAIQIRESLASTDKQASLAEQRKP, translated from the coding sequence ATGTTTTCCCAACTCGATCCGCTGCTGATGCAAGGCCTGGTCTACATCATCGTGACCGGCGCGCTGCTGGCGATTGTGTACTTCGTAGCCGATCACGACGGTCGCGTGCAAAACCGGCTCGCCGATCTGCGCACACAAGAACGCGAACGAGCAGACACCGTCGGCCAAGCCCGCGGCATGCTCAAGCTGCTGGTGCCGATCGTGCCGCATGTGACCGAGGTCTTATTGCCGAACGATGAGCAGACGCGCACGCGTCTGCAAGCGAGGTTGAGTCACGCGGGTATTTATTCCACCACAGCGCTCTCGACCTACTTCACCGTAAAGTTGCTGCTGATGGCGGGACCGCTCGCCGCCGGCATTCTGCTCGGCAGCTTGGGCGTGGTGAGCTTTTGGCCCGCGATATTTTTCGGCGGTTTGCTCGGCATGTGCGGCATCGTGGCCCCGAGCCTGTGGCTATCGCGCCGGCAAGCGCGACGGCATGCCACACTGCGTCGATCGTTGCCGGACTTTTTCGATTTGATCATGGCCTGCCTCGAAGGGGGCCTGACGATGCAAGCGGCGATCAAACAGGTTTCGGACGAGCTCGTGACAGCTCACCCCATCCTCGCCGGTGAATTGCTGCTCGTCAGCCGCGAAATGGAACTCGGCAGCACGCTCGAGGCAGCGCTGCATCACTTGGCCGAGCGGACCGCTCTCGAGGAACTGCGCACTGTTTGCACGTTCGTCTCTCAGGCCACCAAATTCGGCACGACGATGGCTGACGCAGTCGGTCAGTTAGCCATTGTTTTGCGCACCCAACGCGAACATCGCGCTGAAGAATTGGCGCAACAGGCCGCGGTGAAAATTCTCTTCCCGACTTTGCTGTTCATTTTTCCAACCGTGTTTGTCGTCCTCGCTGGTCCGGCGGCAATTCAGATTCGCGAAAGCCTGGCGAGCACCGACAAGCAGGCAAGCCTCGCTGAACAAAGGAAGCCGTAA
- a CDS encoding type II secretion system F family protein codes for MGSFSIAALTFVSVTLCVAGVAMLIIDLFFRDHSRIRERMQAAFNDEMRDRAEQSPLFKDLQLAEPDEQLNVTSLLLRLQTLFDQAGLAWTPMQFALATFIGPCLAIIITIAITRSPVLSGLAAAAVLPLPLVYVCWRRQQRRAKLCAQLPDAFDVMSRALRAGQSISGAFQVIAADFPSPIKDEFAFCYEQQHLGIAPEVALRDMARRSGVMELQIFLVAMIVHLRVGGNLSELLVKLSAILRKRAHIAGRVKALTGEGRLQAVVLTALPMVVFCALYILNREYAQVLLDRPWLIGGCLTSQGIGGVCIHRLTQIDF; via the coding sequence ATGGGATCTTTTTCGATTGCCGCGCTGACCTTTGTCAGCGTCACGCTCTGCGTCGCTGGCGTGGCGATGTTGATCATCGATTTATTCTTTCGCGATCACTCGCGCATCCGCGAGCGAATGCAAGCCGCTTTCAACGATGAGATGCGCGATCGCGCGGAGCAATCGCCGCTGTTCAAGGATCTGCAACTCGCAGAACCCGACGAGCAGTTGAATGTCACCTCATTGCTGCTGCGATTACAAACGCTCTTCGATCAAGCCGGCCTGGCTTGGACGCCGATGCAGTTTGCGCTGGCGACATTCATCGGGCCCTGTCTCGCAATCATCATCACGATCGCCATCACGCGCAGCCCGGTGCTCTCGGGACTGGCAGCTGCCGCGGTTCTGCCGCTTCCTTTGGTTTATGTTTGCTGGCGGCGGCAACAGCGCCGTGCCAAGCTCTGTGCGCAGTTGCCCGATGCCTTTGATGTGATGAGCCGGGCGCTCCGAGCCGGGCAATCGATCTCCGGCGCATTCCAGGTGATCGCTGCGGATTTTCCCTCACCCATCAAGGACGAGTTCGCTTTCTGCTATGAGCAGCAGCATCTCGGCATTGCCCCTGAGGTTGCGCTGCGCGACATGGCGCGGCGGTCCGGGGTGATGGAACTGCAGATCTTCTTGGTGGCAATGATCGTGCACTTGCGGGTCGGCGGAAATCTTTCCGAACTGCTGGTCAAACTCTCGGCAATCCTGCGCAAACGAGCGCACATCGCGGGTCGCGTGAAAGCCCTGACCGGCGAAGGCCGCTTGCAAGCCGTGGTGCTCACCGCGCTGCCGATGGTTGTGTTTTGCGCCTTGTACATCTTGAATCGCGAGTACGCCCAGGTGTTGCTCGATCGACCTTGGCTGATCGGCGGTTGCCTGACGAGCCAGGGAATCGGCGGGGTATGCATTCACCGACTCACTCAGATTGATTTTTAA
- a CDS encoding TadE/TadG family type IV pilus assembly protein: MKRLLSARRHHRRGKVLVLLAICLPAICGMIGLVIDGGLLFSNGRQLQHATDSAATAAAMEKRWGKSNAQALAVAEQFIREHHGLADATVTLYSPPINGEFVGSSRHLQIIVEQQQPTFFMRILNGRSAETICGRATAGWEASSVPAAIVVLDPGPPPFAVSAIPPLLPPLPAILGGLEVLGLGKVEVDGAVHVNTEWGGVDEHNELIGEPAGLLGLSNAVSATPLIALSRLKARELRVVGGVDRVNNYGKMRSSDPAVLQAGRLPVPDPFRSLPVPTLASDPTNVKATNFGGKTIIGIPLIGPTIVLQPGVYDYIEVVAGKVLFQPGVYIIRGKNPLTLLPLKLLVGEITAEGVMFYITDTNSYSPSTGAPDCFDGETTAPTAGVVGTMVPAAVVNIGLLGSKFTGIDDPASPYNGMLFFQRRHDRRPLVFVQENLLGNGSIRGNVYSKWGHTILAGKGDLDLRFVSGTMRIVTVLDLNLKPTSFLPAAEDVYLVE, from the coding sequence ATGAAACGCCTGTTATCGGCCCGGCGACACCATCGTCGCGGCAAAGTGTTAGTGCTGCTGGCCATCTGCCTGCCGGCGATTTGCGGAATGATCGGCCTGGTCATCGACGGCGGACTGTTGTTCTCAAATGGTCGTCAGTTGCAGCACGCGACCGATTCGGCGGCGACGGCTGCGGCTATGGAAAAACGTTGGGGCAAGTCGAACGCGCAAGCACTCGCGGTGGCAGAGCAATTCATTCGTGAGCATCACGGGTTGGCAGATGCGACGGTGACGTTGTATTCGCCACCGATCAACGGTGAGTTTGTCGGCTCGTCGCGGCATCTGCAGATCATTGTCGAGCAACAGCAGCCGACGTTCTTCATGCGAATTCTCAATGGCCGTTCGGCGGAAACGATTTGCGGGCGCGCGACGGCTGGCTGGGAAGCTAGTTCGGTTCCCGCCGCGATCGTGGTGCTCGATCCAGGGCCGCCGCCGTTTGCAGTCAGCGCCATTCCGCCGCTCTTGCCGCCGCTGCCAGCGATTCTCGGCGGCTTGGAAGTGCTCGGACTCGGAAAGGTGGAGGTCGATGGCGCTGTTCACGTCAACACCGAGTGGGGCGGCGTGGATGAACATAACGAACTGATCGGCGAACCGGCGGGACTGCTCGGCTTGTCGAACGCCGTGTCGGCAACGCCACTGATCGCTCTGTCGCGTCTCAAAGCCCGCGAGTTGCGAGTGGTTGGCGGCGTCGATCGCGTCAATAACTACGGCAAGATGCGCAGCAGCGATCCAGCAGTGCTGCAAGCGGGGCGATTGCCGGTGCCGGATCCGTTTCGCAGCCTGCCAGTGCCAACGCTGGCGAGCGATCCCACCAATGTGAAAGCCACCAACTTCGGCGGCAAAACCATCATCGGTATTCCGCTGATTGGCCCAACCATCGTGTTGCAGCCGGGCGTGTACGACTACATCGAAGTGGTGGCAGGCAAGGTCTTGTTTCAGCCGGGCGTGTATATCATCCGCGGCAAAAATCCCCTCACGCTGCTGCCGCTGAAACTGCTCGTCGGCGAAATCACGGCGGAGGGCGTGATGTTCTATATCACCGACACCAATTCCTATTCACCATCAACTGGCGCACCCGATTGCTTCGACGGCGAAACCACGGCGCCCACGGCGGGCGTCGTCGGCACGATGGTTCCCGCCGCGGTCGTCAACATCGGGCTCCTGGGAAGCAAATTCACCGGCATCGATGATCCCGCGAGTCCCTACAACGGCATGCTCTTCTTCCAGCGCCGTCACGACCGTCGGCCGTTGGTCTTCGTGCAAGAAAACTTGCTCGGCAATGGCTCGATCCGCGGCAACGTCTATTCCAAATGGGGGCATACGATCCTGGCCGGCAAAGGCGATCTCGATTTGCGCTTCGTATCGGGCACGATGCGGATCGTGACGGTGCTCGATCTCAACTTGAAGCCCACGAGCTTCCTGCCGGCGGCGGAGGATGTTTATTTGGTGGAATAA